One window of Leucoraja erinacea ecotype New England chromosome 14, Leri_hhj_1, whole genome shotgun sequence genomic DNA carries:
- the amotl2a gene encoding angiomotin-like 2a codes for MRTAEDSSGTVLHRLIQEQLRYGNLTDTRALLAIQQQAMRGGCNSPRSSLESLTQEECQMVQHSTRQEPQGQEHQGDPSHTENLRHRLHQLQLNGEPLPSYEEAKAQSQLLAGHRQWQAAGVGPYPAAVTGHAPAEVKPITGRTQPDLHGDGLKELKHGHVRSLSERLMQLSLERNGAKVPVTMSSSQSFPQLSRHQKQPVVLAGYQGYCHSLDHRDPPPEYYPTARQAAPSLASTQQFYEESSTPWSVGMQNGAERRGYNAQGQAPRVTQAEALHPAQQQRQHLLSSPQMEVVVVTGAPHDSCQFVPVDHVALINRAQQMVEMLLKENENLRKELEGHTEKAIKIQKLEREIQRISEAYDNLMKASSKREILEKTMRNKMEGEIRRLHDFNRDLREKLGSANKLLTTKECEVSEDGQSILSKLIVQNREQQQEKEQLRRELSLSCSRNDDQHRRMQLLDHALNSTQSKVVRLEDELRKKRAYVERVEKLQHALTQLQAACEKREQLELRLRNRLEQELKSLRTQQRQATAQNTGAAEYSAPALMELLREKEERILALEADMTKWEQKYLEESTMRQFAMDAAATAATQRDTTIINHSPHHSPNSSFNDGSLEKRVYYENGEVIGTNHRHQEMESRIKALHAQILEKDAIIKVLQQRSRRDQVKPEQISLRPARSVPSIALSAGISLTSDRCSDKTSRGSSGAGGKGYIEDQIVVLEPRPVSSHTKHGSRDGSTQTEKEGDAVQSAQGSSQDETLVNSRAANSLDSLQPLKQISPNIIRKAESSNTEMVEILI; via the exons ATGCGGACTGCGGAAGACTCGTCGGGAACAGTGCTCCACCGGCTGATCCAGGAGCAGCTGCGCTACGGCAACCTGACCGACACCCGGGCATTGCTGGCCATCCAGCAGCAGGCGATGAGGGGAGGGTGCAATAGTCCCCGCTCCTCCCTGGAGAGCCTCACTCAGGAGGAGTGCCAGATGGTGCAGCACTCCACCCGCCAGGAGCCGCAGGGCCAGGAACACCAGGGCGACCCCTCGCACACCGAGAACCTACGCCATCGCCTGCACCAACTGCAGCTCAACGGGGAGCCGCTGCCATCCTACGAGGAGGCCAAGGCTCAGTCTCAGTTGCTGGCCGGCCACCGGCAATGGCAGGCAGCGGGTGTGGGCCCTTACCCAGCCGCCGTCACCGGCCACGCACCAGCCGAGGTGAAGCCGATCACGGGCAGGACCCAGCCAGACCTCCACGGCGATGGCCTCAAGGAGCTGAAACACGGGCACGTCCGCTCGCTCAGCGAAAGGCTAATGCAACTTTCCCTGGAGAGGAATGGAGCCAAAGTCCCCGTCACCATGAGCTCTTCGCAAAGCTTCCCCCAGTTGTCGAGACACCAGAAGCAGCCGGTGGTGCTTGCAGGGTACCAGGGCTACTGCCATTCCCTGGACCACCGCGACCCTCCCCCTGAATACTATCCCACTGCCAGGCAGGCAGCTCCCAGCCTCGCATCCACCCAGCAGTTCTACGAAGAGTCCTCCACACCGTGGTCTGTTGGCATGCAGAATGGGGCAGAGAGGCGTGGCTACAATGCCCAGGGACAAGCACCCAG GGTGACTCAAGCTGAAGCATTACATCCTGCCCAGCAGCAGAGAcagcatctcctctcctctccgcaaATGGAGGTGGTAGTGGTCACTGGGGCGCCGCATGACAGCTGCCAGTTTGTGCCAGTGGATCACGTGGCACTGATAAACCGTGCCCAGCAAATGGTCGAGATGTTGCTTAAAGAAAATGAAAACCTAAGGAAAGAGCTAGAGGGCCACACTGAAAAAGCCATCAAAATCCAGAAG TTGGAGAGAGAGATCCAGAGAATTTCTGAAGCCTATGACAACCTCATGAAAGCATCATCCAAACGTGAGATACTGGAAAAAACAATGAGAAACAAAATGGAGGGAGAGATTCGGCGGCTTCACGACTTCAACCGTGATCTCAGAG AAAAGCTGGGTTCTGCCAATAAACTGCTGACCACTAAGGAGTGCGAGGTATCGGAAGATGGACAAAGTATTCTCAGCAAGTTGATCGTTCAAA ACAGGGAACAGCAGCAAGAGAAGGAGCAGCTTCGGAGAGAGTTGAGCCTTTCGTGCAGCAGGAATGACGATCAGCACAGGCGAATGCAGTTGCTTGACCACGCCCTCAACAGCACGCAGTCCAAAGTCGTGCGGCTCGAAGATGAG tTGCGGAAGAAGCGAGCCTAcgtggagagggtggagaagttGCAGCATGCTCTGACCCAGCTGCAGGCAGCGTGTGAGAAACGCGAGCAGCTGGAGCTGCGGCTGAGGAACCGACTGGAACAGGAACTGAAGAGTCTACGGACACAGCAG CGCCAAGCAACAGCCCAGAACACTGGAGCTGCAGAGTACAGTGCACCAGCGTTGATGGAGCTGCTCCGTGAGAAGGAAGAGAGGATTCTGGCTCTGGAAGCTGACATGACCAAATGGGAACAGAAGTATCTGGAGGAGAGCACCATGCGGCAGTTTGCAATGGATGCAGCTGCCACAGCAGCAACCCAGAG AGATACCACGATCATAAACCATTCCCCCCACCATTCACCCAACAGCAGCTTCAATGATGGCTCTTTGGAGAAGCGAGTTTACTACGAGAATGGGGAGGTTATTGGGACTAACCATCGGCAccaggagatggagagcag GATTAAGGCCCTACATGCGCAGATCCTGGAAAAGGATGCTATCATCAAGGTCCTCCAACAACGCTCCAGAAGGGACCAGGTGAAGCCGGAGCAGATTTCATTGCGGCCAGCTCGCTCAGTGCCCTCCATCGCTCTGTCTGCCGGCATATCTCTGACCAGTGACCGGTGCTCGGATAAAACAAGCAGAGGCAGCTCAG GTGCTGGAGGCAAAGGGTACATTGAGGATCAAATAGTTGTCCTGGAGCCACGTCCCGTGTCGAGCCACACTAAACACGGCAGCCGGGATGGCAGCACACAAACGGAGAAAGAGGGCGATGCAGTGCAGTCGGCCCAGGGCAGCTCGCAGGACGAGACTTTGGTCAACTCACGAGCAGCCAACTCATTAG attcactgcagcCACTGAAGCAGATCAGCCCCAACATTATCAGAAAAGCAGAATCATCAAACACTGAGATGGTGGAAATTCTCATATGA